Proteins from a single region of Diorhabda sublineata isolate icDioSubl1.1 chromosome 2, icDioSubl1.1, whole genome shotgun sequence:
- the LOC130453185 gene encoding odorant receptor 59a-like — protein MAQTYYGAFLILPAFLTERTLPLPCILPFGWTDKLSYAFLYALQFICLQFGVAFAVVGIDILTLSLCLCTSNQYRVLRKCFLIYNTDDMIQINDRLRTTSKVSMKQYDLEKEYLVRLIKHHNVLLRYTRYMNEVLNPFELGHLVISIMGICLGAFVLSMSDISTFDRILATIYLFGFILQLAIDCIVGTDLHYQATLLPDYVFHSDWKLLNDNHLKKDILFVLQTSQRYPQFTAYNLYELNMSTFLKIQKLAFSVYTLLSNMSKLTSKET, from the exons ATGG cTCAAACCTACTATGGAGCTTTTCTGATACTACCAGCTTTTCTTACAGAAAGAACATTACCTCTACCTTGTATACTACCATTCGGTTGGACAGATAAATTATCCTACGCATTTCTATACGCCTTACAATTCATATGTCTCCAATTTGGAGTAGCTTTTGCAGTAGTAGGAATAGATATATTAACATTATCTTTATGTCTGTGTACGTCGAATCAATATAGGGTTCTTCGAAAATGTTTTCTTATATACAACACCGACGATATGATTCAAATTAATGACCGTTTGAGAACCACATCAAAAGTTTCTATGAAACAATACGATTTGGAAAAAGAATATTTGGTTAGATTGATAAAACATCATAATGTATTATTAAG atatACAAGATACATGAACGAAGTTTTGAACCCGTTTGAACTTGGTCATTTGGTAATTAGTATAATGGGAATTTGTCTTGGAGCTTTTGTTTTATCAATG AGCGACATATCAACTTTTGACCGTATTTTGGCAACAATATATCTGTTTGGATTTATTTTACAACTGGCTATAGATTGTATAGTTGGAACGGATTTGCATTATcag GCCACTTTACTACCCGATTACGTTTTCCATAGCGATTGGAAATTGTTAAACGACAATCATCTCAAAAAAGACATATTATTCGTGTTACAAACTAGTCAACGTTATCCTCAGTTTACTGCTTACAATTTATACGAGCTAAATATGTCGACGTTCTTAAAG